The DNA region TCAAATGATCGATGCGCTCCAGTCCGGCATCGCGGCAAGCCTGCAGAATGCGGCCGTCATCCCGACCTTTGGGCTCCAACGAGCCCGTGTCGATCAGCAGGGATTCTCCGGAAGGGGTGACGATCAGCGTCGAACCGCCGCCGACCATATCGAGAAAGTAAAAGGTCAGTGGGCCGGTTTGGCACGCCAGACTGGAACAGGCAATCCACAGCAGAATGAGCAGGCTTCGCAGCGGCATCAGCGTTCCTTTCACCTTAGGCCGAACGTTCTGCGCACATAGGCCACGTTGGACCGGGTGTCGGCCAAAAAGTGATTTTTCCGGCCGCTGGTTTCCAGCACCAGCCACTTGTCATAGCCGATCTCCTGAAGAACCGCAGCCACTGCGGGCATATCCACTGCGCAGCCCTCGCTGCCGAGCAAGGATGTTTTCCAGTCCTTGAGATGCACTTCGCAGATACGCTCCCTGCTCAACAGACGCAGCTCGCTGAATATATCATAGCCATGACCGGTGGAATTGCCGACATCATAATACACCTGCAGGGCCGGCGAATGCACCTGTTC from bacterium includes:
- a CDS encoding MBL fold metallo-hydrolase, with amino-acid sequence MPLRSLLILLWIACSSLACQTGPLTFYFLDMVGGGSTLIVTPSGESLLIDTGSLEPKGRDDGRILQACRDAGLERIDHL